Proteins from one Mucilaginibacter jinjuensis genomic window:
- a CDS encoding ATP-dependent Clp protease ATP-binding subunit has protein sequence MEAKFSPRVKDVISYSREEALRLGHDYIGTEHLLLGLIRDGDGIAIKLLKGLNVDTSRLRRAVEDAVKGTSGTNVHIGSIPLTKQAEKVLKITYLEAKIFKSDVIGTEHLLLSILRDEDNIASQLLMQFHVNYEIFKSEVEAHKNNITDEMPGSSTGGDDDFKEEESFSQPKKVSDIKSKTPVLDNFGRDLTKAAEEGKLDPIVGREKEIERVSQILSRRKKNNPILIGEPGVGKSAIAEGLALRIVQRKVSRVLFNKRVVTLDLASLVAGTKYRGQFEERMKAVMNELEKSPDVILFIDEIHTIVGAGGASGSLDASNMFKPALARGEIQCIGATTLDEYRQYIEKDGALDRRFQKVMVEPATPDETIEILTRIKDKYEEHHGVTYTDEAIKACVALTARYITDRFLPDKAIDALDESGSRVHLTNIHVPQNILDIESKIEQIKVEKNRVVRSQKYEEAAKLRDTEKHLLEELEQAKGVWEAETKSKRYTVTEDNVAEVVAMMTGIPVQKVGQGDSQKLLQMGESIQAKIIGQDDAVKKLTKAIQRTRAGLKDPKKPIGSFIFLGPTGVGKTELAKELARFMFDTEDALIQIDMSEYMEKFAVSRLVGAPPGYVGYEEGGQLTEKVRRKPYAVVLLDEIEKAHPDVFNILLQVLDEGQLTDSLGRKVDFRNTIIIMTSNIGARQLKDFGQGVGFSTSAKTTQADAHSRGVIENALRRAFAPEFLNRIDDVIVFNSLTKEDIFKIIDIELAGLFGRINSLGYKIELTLNAKEAIAEKGYDSQFGARPLKRAIQKYLEDPIAEEILKGEMAEGDTMEIDFDKETEAIKIVAKTTNDEGKPTEEEQK, from the coding sequence ATGGAAGCTAAATTTTCGCCACGTGTAAAAGACGTTATCTCGTATAGCAGGGAAGAGGCTTTACGCTTAGGCCATGACTATATAGGTACAGAACATCTTTTGCTCGGGCTTATCCGCGACGGAGACGGGATAGCTATCAAATTGCTGAAAGGCTTAAATGTTGATACATCCAGACTACGCCGTGCCGTTGAGGATGCAGTGAAAGGCACATCAGGAACTAATGTGCACATTGGCAGCATTCCGTTAACCAAACAAGCAGAAAAAGTATTAAAGATCACTTATCTTGAAGCTAAAATATTTAAGAGCGATGTAATTGGTACAGAGCATTTGCTGCTGTCAATCCTTCGCGATGAAGATAATATAGCATCACAGTTATTGATGCAGTTCCACGTTAACTACGAGATATTTAAAAGTGAGGTGGAAGCCCACAAAAACAATATCACAGACGAAATGCCAGGTTCATCAACCGGCGGCGATGATGACTTTAAAGAAGAAGAATCATTCAGCCAGCCTAAAAAGGTGTCTGACATTAAATCAAAAACCCCTGTTCTTGACAACTTTGGCCGTGATTTAACCAAAGCTGCCGAAGAAGGTAAACTTGACCCGATTGTAGGCCGCGAAAAAGAAATTGAACGTGTGTCACAAATCCTGTCACGTCGTAAAAAGAACAACCCTATTTTAATCGGTGAGCCGGGTGTTGGTAAATCTGCCATTGCAGAAGGACTGGCATTGCGCATCGTTCAGCGTAAAGTATCAAGGGTATTATTTAACAAACGCGTTGTTACGCTCGATTTAGCTTCGTTAGTGGCAGGTACCAAATACCGTGGCCAGTTCGAAGAACGTATGAAAGCCGTAATGAACGAATTGGAAAAATCACCAGACGTAATTTTATTTATCGACGAGATACATACAATTGTTGGTGCCGGTGGCGCTTCGGGCTCGTTAGATGCTTCGAACATGTTTAAACCTGCATTAGCCAGGGGCGAAATCCAGTGCATCGGTGCTACTACATTAGATGAGTACCGCCAGTACATTGAGAAAGATGGTGCGTTAGACCGCCGTTTCCAAAAGGTAATGGTTGAGCCTGCTACACCAGATGAAACCATCGAAATATTAACCCGTATTAAGGATAAATATGAAGAACACCACGGTGTAACTTATACAGACGAAGCTATTAAAGCTTGCGTTGCCTTAACTGCACGTTATATTACAGACCGCTTTTTGCCAGACAAAGCTATTGATGCTTTGGACGAATCGGGCTCACGCGTTCACTTAACCAATATCCATGTGCCTCAAAACATTTTGGATATCGAATCTAAAATTGAGCAGATTAAGGTTGAAAAAAACCGTGTAGTTCGCAGCCAGAAATATGAAGAGGCAGCAAAACTACGCGATACCGAAAAACACTTATTAGAAGAATTAGAACAAGCTAAGGGTGTTTGGGAAGCCGAAACAAAATCTAAACGTTACACCGTAACCGAAGATAATGTGGCCGAAGTTGTAGCCATGATGACAGGTATCCCGGTTCAGAAAGTTGGACAGGGTGACAGCCAGAAATTACTACAAATGGGCGAAAGCATCCAGGCAAAAATTATTGGTCAGGATGATGCGGTTAAAAAATTAACCAAAGCTATCCAACGTACCCGTGCTGGATTAAAAGATCCTAAAAAACCAATTGGTTCATTTATATTCCTGGGCCCAACCGGTGTTGGTAAAACAGAGCTTGCCAAAGAGCTTGCCCGGTTTATGTTTGATACCGAGGATGCGCTGATCCAGATTGATATGAGCGAGTACATGGAAAAATTTGCTGTGTCTCGTTTAGTTGGAGCGCCTCCGGGCTACGTAGGTTACGAAGAAGGCGGACAATTAACCGAAAAAGTACGCCGCAAACCTTATGCTGTTGTATTGCTGGATGAGATTGAAAAAGCTCACCCGGATGTATTCAACATTCTGTTACAAGTGTTAGATGAAGGCCAATTAACTGATTCATTAGGCCGCAAGGTTGATTTCAGGAATACCATCATCATCATGACATCAAATATTGGTGCCCGTCAGTTAAAAGATTTTGGTCAGGGTGTTGGTTTCAGCACTTCGGCAAAAACTACACAGGCTGATGCACACTCACGTGGTGTAATTGAAAACGCTTTACGCCGTGCATTTGCACCAGAGTTTTTAAACCGTATTGATGATGTGATTGTGTTTAACTCTTTAACCAAAGAAGACATCTTCAAAATTATCGATATCGAGTTAGCTGGTTTATTCGGTCGTATCAATAGCTTAGGTTACAAAATTGAACTTACGCTTAACGCCAAAGAAGCCATTGCCGAAAAAGGATATGATTCGCAATTTGGTGCACGCCCACTAAAACGTGCCATCCAAAAATACCTGGAAGATCCAATTGCCGAGGAAATACTGAAAGGCGAAATGGCCGAAGGTGATACCATGGAAATCGACTTCGACAAGGAAACCGAAGCCATTAAGATTGTTGCCAAAACAACTAATGACGAAGGTAAACCTACTGAAGAA
- a CDS encoding DUF962 domain-containing protein — protein sequence MEQNMHPKLVDVYFDKYAESHQNPKNELIHWICVPLIVFSLVGLIWSIPFPYLSFLGRLNGYVSWAWLLIAFAVYYYFKLSPVLAGFMLLLIVVFICAIIALLNWQHNGGPMLWQSCLAIFVLSWVGQFIGHKIEGKKPSFFDDIKFLLIGPIWLLHFVLIKAGIKY from the coding sequence ATGGAACAAAACATGCACCCAAAACTGGTTGATGTTTATTTTGACAAATATGCCGAAAGCCATCAGAACCCCAAAAACGAGCTGATCCATTGGATCTGTGTGCCTTTGATTGTGTTTAGTTTGGTGGGGCTCATCTGGTCGATACCCTTTCCGTACCTCAGCTTTTTAGGTAGGTTAAACGGCTATGTAAGCTGGGCATGGTTGCTGATCGCGTTTGCAGTTTACTATTATTTTAAGCTGTCGCCTGTGCTGGCGGGTTTTATGTTGCTGCTTATCGTGGTGTTTATATGTGCCATTATCGCGCTGCTAAACTGGCAGCATAATGGCGGGCCAATGCTCTGGCAGAGTTGCCTGGCTATATTTGTACTCTCGTGGGTGGGGCAGTTTATCGGGCACAAAATTGAGGGGAAGAAGCCTTCGTTTTTTGATGACATTAAATTCTTACTCATCGGGCCGATATGGCTTTTACATTTTGTGCTGATAAAGGCGGGGATTAAGTATTAA